A window of the Hordeum vulgare subsp. vulgare chromosome 5H, MorexV3_pseudomolecules_assembly, whole genome shotgun sequence genome harbors these coding sequences:
- the LOC123397809 gene encoding uncharacterized protein LOC123397809: MSGPRPAAAPNPSSASLSPPSPPPPPPPAVAVARVAARVREEGEVSSGPSDDEALQSQLLALSNAGKYVQAAAQVTVATLPGKGGSSLSLSNVLPQKTVAPSYKKNLRANQGQFKLGTSRNLAWLKPVPSDNLVISFSDDDIETDSGMSKQVGGKGRKASTQVTHKPGMSMQTRLMREEAPQQKIRAANIGSTKWPANPHTLRNLAAGRGSGATFSRREPPIRQVTPLKSSQKDGTGMGVKSADDKLESLRHKIAARENELKVQKRPMSPGFVKEADCSTDQTRPPLEKIGFEASNSGRRAHLDGPFGHDGRPVKRLKTNQQCFDNQVGRDLVTLVTPGSSLGNDNVQSSERRDHIENGITMNCKGNEAEHAMTTESSDQMHLGRTAKNLLSSKSHHMVLQDGGNHAAVECHSKLAGPQFTSEQPMAEDTSALVPVTSVPAGANLERSSIHAKDHIFSTQDWQQVKPVDTSTVSNERLHLQPAMENDDLLNRSCQVDIRGQNTTLLSLLEMEELQDRELEVAQEHRRKCEVEEREALRAYRKAQKALIEANERCAILRRKREVCSAQVHGLIAENSSLAQCSNIQNAGRGFVMPSLLNSQFHADLQMPEIRVGRSSSPYQEEPPQQPVDKHEARSRHCDELAAAIADPKFASTVHDNSEPSHYREEDPLFSSKRARSECTSNLENEETIHVYLEENREPSGDNGQDYELLEASLRSRLVKRFVRNPHLNNSEEVTEEHVKVTEQEKQSAHVELQLQDADEIMTNPEGTTELANDVADCVEKMSGLSNSSNALSMGNCDPEDNIYSLGELCAPSSVNSLNFPSSAPLSAARHIKWVVQGFCKNDCITSNVASDATVSGQYMIQDRVEENLKMVSTATKDKDMVHSGIDPFWPFCMFELRGKCNDEECQWQHIENHAWRKSNHTKHALSSFSGRSPYDLFQHILPVPTYRVGSNLIRADLNLMQSVLASSIWQYWQRGFCASFPLPLSVQRVLPSDAPFLQAGDGSIADFDRNRQLSNLRMLDSRKNKIVQGSVDVELFLEAALGLYCGKVNKPDRLKALLLLARSIEADPSTVILWVFYLHIYYQKDEGLGKDDMFSHAVQHNVYSYELWLMYINSRLRFDDRLDAYNDALSMLCQMPADTDNELKDRSAFILDIFLQMIYFLCMSGNVDKAISRIYGILPAATADCSGDKLLSDAISCLTVSDRCIFWISCLYISIYRKLPEEICDQLEFPKDLPRMLVWHPVELRVDNRRQVTELLKHVADKMSLDINETVKNGDPSYLKLSQFLVVNHISCLAALEGLQSSVDMLMKYMKEYPMCPNILLFAARICQKYGTCPGLKGFDELLMDWPKEVQGVQYLWNQYIEHALADNIELAEKVLARWFEEYGKNGDLHCSAAVGMAEVSNEVSEKPSLAYTQEVCSGPSASEDQVYWLLNLSLYRMLENNLQEAQVAVNKALKLARGESYEHCLREHAAINMLEIPSCADTQARDTLNMISGYLADLQNLPVKELLSRRFIQNVKKHKLRQLIDDTIGPASADSSVINSTLEACYGQSLLPGKIGVKYLVGFVESVMEVLPANYRLALAVGTFVVKHYTGADPTSMGTRFWASSVLINAIFRAVPVAPESVWLEGANLLEKLQAAETVKRFHQQATSVYPFSFELWHAYLTACKASGSNMESITEAARQRGIELNVMPP; this comes from the exons ATGTCGGGCCCGCGCCCCGCCGCCGCGCCGAACCCTAGCTCCGCGTCGCTCTCCCCGCCCTCCccgccccctccaccgccgccggcgGTCGCGGTCGCGAGGGTCGCGGCCAGGGTGCGCGAGGAGGGCGAGGTCTCCTCCGGCCCCTCCGACGACGAG GCTCTGCAATCTCAGCTGTTAGCTCTATCCAATGCTGGGAAATATGTGCAGGCTGCTGCTCAAGTGACGGTGGCAACTTTACCTGGTAAAG GTGGCAGTAGTTTGAGTCTCTCAAATGTTCTTCCTCAGAAAACAGTTGCTCCAAGTTATAAGAAGAACTTGAGGGCGAATCAAGGGCAATTCAAACTTGGCACCAGTCGTAATCTTGCTTGGTTGAAACCTGTGCCAAGTGATAACTTGGTGATAAGTTTCTCTGATGATGATATTGAGACTGACTCTGGAATGTCAAAGCAAGTTGGGGGTAAAGGTAGGAAAGCCAGCACACAAGTTACACATAAACCTGGGATGAGTATGCAAACTAGACTTATGAGAGAGGAAGCGCCCCAACAAAAGATCCGTGCTGCAAACATAGGATCCACGAAATGGCCCGCTAATCCACACACACTCAGAAACTTGGCGGCAGGTAGGGGCTCAGGTGCTACTTTCTCTAGAAGAGAGCCACCTATTCGTCAAGTTACACCTCTGAAGTCTTCCCAGAAGGATGGAACTGGTATGGGAGTAAAGTCAGCAGATGATAAGTTGGAAAGTTTGCGCCACAAAATTGCTGCCAGAGAAAATGAGTTAAAAGTTCAGAAAAGACCGATGTCACCTGGTTTTGTGAAGGAAGCTGACTGCTCCACTGATCAGACAAGGCCACCTTTGGAGAAAATAGGCTTTGAAGCTTCCAACAGTGGTCGGCGTGCTCACCTTGATGGTCCATTTGGACATGATGGCAGACCAGTTAAAAGGCTGAAGACCAATCAGCAATGCTTCGACAACCAAGTAGGACGTGATTTGGTAACACTGGTAACACCTGGAAGTTCATTGGGAAATGACAATGTACAATCTTCTGAAAGAAGGGATCACATTGAAAATGGAATCACCATGAACTGTAAAGGTAATGAGGCAGAACATGCCATGACAACAGAATCCTCAGATCAAATGCATCTTGGTCGTACCGCTAAGAACCTTCTGTCATCAAAAAGTCACCACATGGTTCTACAAGATGGTGGCAACCATGCCGCAGTTGAATGTCATAGCAAGCTTGCAGGGCCACAGTTTACTAGCGAGCAACCTATGGCTGAAGATACCAGTGCTTTGGTTCCTGTTACTTCTGTACCAGCAGGGGCCAATTTAGAAAGGTCATCTATTCATGCCAAGGACCATATTTTCTCTACCCAGGATTGGCAACAAGTAAAGCCTGTTGATACTTCAACTGTGTCAAATGAAAGGCTACACTTGCAGCCTGCAATGGAG AATGATGATCTCTTAAACCGGAGTTGCCAGGTGGATATAAGAGGCCAGAACACAACATTGCTCTCTCTGCTTGAGATGGAGGAACTCCAAGACAGGGAGTTGGAGGTTGCTCAGGAGCATAGGCGAAAATGTGAAGTTGAAGAAAGAGAAGCTCTCAGAGCATATCGCAAAGCACAAAAAGCTTTAATTGAGGCCAATGAAAGATGTGCCATTCTTCGTAGAAAAAGAGAAGTTTGCTCTGCACAAGTCCATGGTTTAATCGCAGAGAATTCTTCTTTGGCGCAGTGTTCAAATATTCAGAATGCTGGACGTGGCTTTGTAATGCCGTCACTACTCAACTCTCAGTTCCATGCAGATCTTCAGATGCCCGAGATCCGTGTTGGTAGGTCTAGCAGTCCATACCAAGAGGAACCTCCTCAACAGCCGGTGGATAAGCATGAGGCACGCTCACGCCATTGTGATGAGCTTGCTGCTGCCATTGCTGATCCGAAATTTGCGAGTACTGTCCATGATAACAGTGAACCTTCACATTACAGGGAAGAGGATCCCCTGTTCTCTTCTAAGCGGGCTAGATCAGAATGCACTTCAAATCTGGAGAATGAGGAAACTATACATGTATATCTGGAGGAAAACAGAGAGCCTTCTGGTGATAACGGGCAGGACTATGAACTTTTAGAAGCTTCTTTGAGGTCCAGATTGGTGAAAAGATTTGTAAGGAATCCACATCTGAATAACTCTGAAGAAGTCACTGAAGAACATGTAAAAGTTACGGAACAAGAGAAGCAATCTGCACATGTTGAACTTCAGTTACAGGATGCTGATGAGATTATGACAAATCCTGAAG GCACAACGGAGCTTGCAAATGATGTGGCTGATTGTGTTGAAAAGATGTCTGGTCTATCTAATTCTAGTAATGCTCTTTCCATGGGCAACTGTGATCCTGAGGACAATATTTACTCTCTTGGAGAATTATGTGCGCCATCAAGTGTGAATTCTCTCAATTTTCCGTCTTCAGCGCCACTAAGTGCTGCTAGACACATCAAGTGGGTAGTCCAAGGCTTCTGTAAAAATGATTGTATAACCAGTAATGTAGCATCTGATGCAACAGTAAGTGGACAGTATATGATACAAGATCGTGTTGAAGAGAATTTGAAGATGGTCTCAACAGCTACAAAGGATAAGGACATGGTGCACAGTGGGATTGATCCCTTCTGGCCCTTCTGCATGTTTGAGCTCCGAGGAAAGTGCAATGACGAAGAGTGTCAATGGCAGCATATTGAGAATCATGCTTGGAGAAAgtcaaatcacacaaaacatgcaCTGTCCTCCTTTTCAG GCCGGAGTCCTTATGATCTGTTTCAGCATATTCTGCCAGTGCCAACATATCGTGTTGGTTCAAATCTTATTAGAGCCGATCTGAACTTAATGCAGTCGGTGCTGGCCAGCAGTATATGGCAATATTGGCAAAGGGGGTTTTGCGCTtcctttcctttacctttgtcaGTTCAGAGAGTTCTTCCATCGGATGCACCATTCTTACAAGCTGGTGATGGTTCGATTGCAGATTTTGATAGGAACAGACAGCTATCAAATTTGCGAATGCTGGATAGTAGGAAG AATAAGATTGTACAGGGATCTGTTGATGTTGAGCTTTTCTTAGAGGCTGCACTTGGTTTGTATTGTGGGAAAGTAAACAAACCTGACAGGCTCAAG GCTCTTTTACTTCTAGCGCGTTCCATTGAGGCTGATCCAAGCACAGTTATTCTGTGGGTGTTTTATCTTCATATTTACTATCAAAAGGATGAAGGTCTTGGGAAAGATGACATGTTTTCCCATGCG GTGCAACACAATGTTTACTCCTATGAATTATGGCTTATGTATATTAATAGTAGGTTGCGCTTTGATGACCGATTGGATGCTTATAATGATGCTCTGAGTATGCTCTGCCAAATGCCAGCTGATACTGACAATGAATTGAAAGATAGGAGTGCCTTCATCCTAGATATTTTCTTACAGATGATTTACTTCCTGTGCATGTCTGGAAATGTAGATAAGGCTATTTCTAGGATATATGGGATTCTACCTGCTGCAACAGCTGACTGCTCTGGTGACAAGTTACTTTCGGATGCCATTTCTTGCCTGACTGTGTCTGACAGATGCATATTTTGGATTTCATGCCTGTACATCTCAATTTATAGGAAGCTTCCAGAGGAAATTTGCGATCAGCTAGAATTTCCAAAAGATTTACCTCGCATGTTAGTATGGCATCCTGTTGAACTTAGGGTAGATAACAGACGTCAGGTTACAGAACTATTGAAACATGTTGCTGATAAGATGTCTCTAGATATTAATGAGACTGTTAAAAATGGGGATCCTTCTTACCTGAAATTGTCACAATTCCTCGTTGTTAACCACATTAGTTGTTTAGCTGCTCTTGAAGGCTTGCAATCTTCTGTTGATATGCTGATGAAGTATATGAAGGAGTACCCAATGTGCCCCAATATTCTTCTTTTCGCAGCTCGCATATGTCAAAAGTATGGTACATGTCCTGGTCTGAAAGGGTTTGATGAGTTGCTCATGGATTGGCCTAAAGAGGTGCAAGGAGTTCAGTATTTGTGGAATCAATATATTGAGCATGCTTTGGCAGATAATATTGAGTTAGCTGAGAAGGTTCTGGCTCGCTGGTTTGAAGAATATGGAAAAAATGGTGATCTCCATTGTAGTGCTGCTGTTGGCATGGCGGAAGTTAGTAATGAAGTGTCCGAAAAACCATCGCTTGCCTATACGCAAGAAGTTTGTTCTGGTCCATCTGCATCTGAAGATCAGGTCTATTGGTTGTTAAACCTCTCACTGTACAGGATGCTAGAGAACAACCTACAGGAAGCACAAGTTGCTGTGAACAAAGCATTGAAGTTGGCCCGAGGGGAGAGCTATGAACACTGTTTAAGGGAGCATGCTGCAATTAACATGCTAGAGATACCATCTTGTGCAGACACTCAAGCTCGAGATACCTTAAATATGATCAGTGGTTATCTTGCAGACCTTCAGAACTTACCTGTGAAGGAACTGCTGTCTCGAAGGTTTATCCAAAATGTTAAGAAGCATAAGCTTAGGCAGTTGATAGATGACACTATAGGTCCAgcttctgcagattcttcagtgATAAACTCAACCCTTGAGGCGTGCTATGGCCAGTCCCTCCTTCCAGGAAAAATAGGAGTAAAATACCTTGTGGGTTTTGTTGAATCAGTTATGGAGGTTCTTCCTGCAAACTACCGCCTAGCCCTGGCAGTTGGCACATTTGTGGTTAAACATTATACGGGTGCTGACCCTACCTCGATGGGCACCAGGTTCTGGGCAAGTTCTGTTCTGATCAATGCCATTTTCCGTGCTGTACCCGTCGCACCAGAATCAGTATGGTTAGAAGGTGCCAATCTCCTGGAGAAGCTGCAGGCTGCTGAGACCGTGAAGCGGTTCCACCAGCAGGCAACATCAGTGTACCCCTTCTCATTCGAGCTGTGGCATGCTTACTTGACTGCCTGCAAGGCCAGTGGAAGCAACATGGAAAGCATCACAGAAGCCGCTAGGCAACGAGGCATCGAGCTGAATGTAATGCCACCCTAG
- the LOC123397763 gene encoding membrane magnesium transporter, whose protein sequence is MGIGYVVGVLGGALLAHAAYATIQYRAVLKITEEEFSRPPVDVMVQLLLGLVLCMWAGVSVPAKFLSVLPHSEENRIVSLPANLDFMIFNHRGRALPSDADLKLKI, encoded by the exons ATGGGGATCGGCTACGTCGTCGGCGTCCTCGGCGGCGCCCTCCTCGCCCACGCCGCCTACGCCACCATCCAAT ATCGTGCGGTGCTGAAGATCACGGAAGAGGAGTTCTCGCGGCCGCCAGTGGAT GTGATGGTGCAGCTGCTCCTGGGGCTGGTCTTATGCATGTGGGCAGGTGTCTCTGTTCCAGCAAAATTCCTTTCGGTGCTCCCCCATTCTGAGGAGAATAG GATCGTATCGCTCCCAGCAAACCTGGATTTCATGATCTTCAACCACCGTGGAAGGGCGCTGCCGTCAGACGCAGACTTGAAGTTGAAGATATGA